The nucleotide window ATTTTATTTCGACTCACCTCCGCGAGGCCCTCCGAGCGCTCCAGGCGATAGGCATCATAGAAATTCGCCGCGGCATCGGGATGTTTGTGACCGAATCGCCCCTGAACCCCATTTCTAAGAGTTTTGACTGGTCGGTTTTCCTCAAAGCCGAGCAAGTCGAAAAGATTATGGAGGCACGCCATATCCTGGAAGTTGGGCTGGCCCGCGTCGCGGCATTGCACGCCACAGACGAAGAAATTGAGGAAATGTCCGAGATTCTTGACACCATGTCTGACGCCTTTCGCCACCACAACACTAGGCTCTACGAGGAGGCTGACATCCGCTTTCACTTGGCCCTAGCCAGCGCCGCTGATAACCCGCTACTACTGCGTTTCGCTCAAATTTTACGCTCAGCCTTAGAGACGTTCATTAAGGCTGTCCCCCACACTGCGGCCGGGTTCAAGTATCACCGGGAGGTGCTGGAAGCGATCCGCAAGCACAACCCTTCCAAGGCGGAGGCGGCAATGCGCCGTCTGCTGAGCGTCACCGAAATCCATCTCCAGCAAGCCAAACCTGGGGCATCGACGCCTAACCCGAATGCTGTGCTCGCTTCGGAAGCCATCTCACAGAGGTGAGTCGAAATAAAATGAAGAAAGTACTGCTCGACAAGCCGATCCATCCCCAGGCTATGGCCCTGCTCCGGCAAGAGGTCGAACCGCTTGAAATGTACCAGGCCTCCTTGGACGAACTGAGGGCCTTGTTGCCTCACGTGCACGGAGTCATCGTCTCCGTCGGATTCCCCATCCGGGCACACGAGATCAAACTCGGCCAGCGCCTGGAAGTGATCGGTCGGCCGGGTGCTGGCACGGACAGCGTGGACGTGGAGGCGGCTACCTGTGCTGGCATTCCAGTCGTCTATACGCCAGATGCCCCTACCGAATCCGTCGCCGAGCACACGCTGTGTATGATGCTGATGCTGGCCAAACGGATGCGGGTAGTAGAGAACGCGCTGCGTGCGGGACACTTTGAGATTCGCACCCAAGTGGTCGGTAGCGAACTGAGGGGCAAAACAGTCGGTGTGGTGGGCTTCGGACACATCGGCCGGCGGGTGGCCGAGATCTGTCAGAGGGCCCTAGATAGCCCGATCCTGGTCTATGACCCTTATGTGGATCCAGAACAGGTCTGCCAGCAAGGAATGGAACCCGTCGCGGGTATATTGGAGCTGATGTCTCGCTCCGACGTGGTCACCATCCATACGCCTCTGAACGAGGACACGTGCGGCCTGGTCGGCAGGCCCCAACTCGCTGCGATGAAGCCCAGTGGGTTCCTGATCAACACCTCTCGCGGGCCAGTGGTGGATGAAGCGGCACTCATAGAGGCGCTTCGCCATGGGCAGATCGCCGGAGCCGGACTGGACGTCTTTGAGAAGGAACCTCCGCATCCCGACAATCCCCTGTTCCAGATGGAGAATGTGGTAGTCACCCCGCACGTGAGCAGTTTCACCGCTGAGGGGCGGGCCCGCATGGGGATCACGGTGGTCCAGGAAGTCCTTAAGGTATTTCGTGGGGAGTGCCCCACTTTCTTGATCAATCCAGAAGTCTGGCCCCAGCGAAGAATTTTGCCATAGGAGGCACCGCCTGAGATGCGACCCAACAGGCTCCGCGGAGTGCTTGCCCAGGGAAAAGCGGTCTTTGGCACGATGCTCCAAGAACTACGCTCTCCAGCAGTCCCTATAATTCTGGCCAACGCTGGGCTTGATTTTATCTTCGTGGACATGGAGCATGGCGCATATAATATGGAGACTATCGCTGATCTGATCAAGGTGATCCGCCTGACCGGTGTCTGCCCTCTGGTGCGTGTTCCCAATGACGAATATCCTTGGATCGCCCGCGCCCTTGATGCGGGAGCAGAGGGGGTCATGGTCCCTCGTGTTGAAACACGAGACCAAGTCGAGCGGATCGTCCGCTATGCCAAGTACCCGCCGGTTGGTGAGAGGGGTTGCTCGGTGGTGAAGGGCCACAACGATTACCGCACCGCAGACCAGCTGGAATTCACCCGCCACGCCAATCAGGAAAACCTGATCATTATCCAGATCGAACGCCAACGTGCGGTTGAGAACATTGATGATCTACTCTCGGTCCCCGGTGTGGACGCGGCGGTCATTGGCCCGAACGACCTCGCCCTTTCTTACGGCGTGCCTGAGGACCTGAGCAACCCGCTGCTGGCTGATGCCTGCCAAAAAGTGGTGGATGCCAGCCGGAGGCATGGATGCTTCTCAGGGATGCACGTGGGAGACGTACAGACCCTCAAATTCTGGATGGCCAAGGGGATGAGGGTCATCGTCTATTGGACGGACATAGGTATGCTGGCAGCGGCCAGTGTCAAGGGGCTGGCCGAGCTTCGTCAATCTGGCCAACAGCTGTAGAGACTTATTCACCCGTCCGCAGGAGGAGTGGGACATGCAAATGCTCGTATGGTCAAGGCCATCCACGACGCTCTGGGCGTTTGGGTCACCTCACTGCCCGCATGGCCGAAGAAGGTATTGATTGCCCTGCGGGCTCGCCAGTCATCTGGAAAGGGAAGGTAGTTAAGGGTTATCATCTCGGAACGGGGAGGTTGTAGAATGAGCCCAGCACTGCGCACACTCAAAAACTACATCAAAGGAGAATGGGTCACGTCCAAGTCCGAAGTGATTCTTGACGTGATGAACCCGGCCACTGACGAGCCGATCGCCCGCGTCCCTATATCCACAGTGGCCGAGGCCAACGAAGCCGTTGAGGCCGCTTACGAGGCCTTCTGGGGCTGGCGTTCGACGCCTCCGATCAGCCGGGCCCAGTATATGTTCCGCCTGAAGGAGGCCCTTGAGGACAGTTTTGACCAGATCGCCGAACTCGTTACAATGGAGAACGGCAAGACCCTCGCTGAGGCTCAGGGTGAGGTGCGGCGCACTATTGAGAATGTGGAGGTTGCCTGTGGCATTCCCTCACTTATGCAGGGGTACAACGCTGAAGATATCGCCGAGGGCATCGATTCCATTGCCCTCAGACAGCCGTTGGGGGTCTTTGTTCATCTGGCTCCCTTCAATTTTCCGGCAATGGTTCCTTACTGGTTTGCCCCCTATGCCATCGCTACTGGCAACACTTTTGTGGTCAAGCCTTCCCCTCAAACGCCGCTCACCCAGGGCTTCATCACGGAACTGGTGGACAGGATCGGTCTGCCCAAGGGTGTCCTGAACCTGGTGAACGGCGCTAGTGAGGTAGCAGAGGCGCTCATGGCCCATCCCAGGGTCAAAGGGGTAACCTTTGTCGGCTCAACGCCGGTGGGCAAGCATGTCTACAGTTATAGCGCCTCCCACGGTAAGCGTGTGCTGGTCCAGGCTGGCGCTAAGAATTTCCTGGTCGTCATGCCTGATGCAGACCTCGAGCGCACGGTGGAGGTGATTATGACCTCGGCCTATGGCTGTGCTGGACAGCGCTGCCTGGCAGGGTCAGTGGTTCTGGCCGTCGGTGGCGTCTCTGAGGAGCTGGGGAAACGAATGGTTGAGGCCGCCTCCGGATTGAGGGTTGGCTATGGTCTGCATCAGGCTACGCAAATGGGCCCGGTCATCTCGCGGCAGGCCAAGGAGAGGATCCTTGGCTACATCGAGCAGGGCATCCAGGGGGGAGCGAATCTGCTCCTCGATGGTCGGGGCATCCAGGTGCCCGATTTCCCCCACGGCTACTTTGTCGGGCCCACCCTCTTTGGCGAGGTCACGCCTGACATGACCATCGCGCGCGAGGAGATTTTTGGGCCAGTATTGGGCATCATGCAGGTAGAGAGCCTTGCAGAGTGTTACCGCATCATCGCGGGCAGCCCCTTTGGCAATGCGGCGAGCATCTTTACTCAGAGTGGCAAGTTGGCGCGGGAGTTTGCCTATCGGGTAGAGTGCGGGAACATTGGGGTCAATATCGGCATCGCCGCACCTGTCGCCTTCTTCCCCTTTGGGGGCATGAGAGACTCCTTCTTCGGCGTGCTCCACGGTCAGGGGCAGGATGCGATTCGCTTCTTCACCGATGACAAAATCATGACCATCCGCTGGTTTTAGCTATCGGCCGAACTTGTTGGCCAAGAGAGGATGAACGCAGAAATGGACCACAGGAAACTGCTCAGAACTTGACAAGTTCCGGTCCCCCCGCTATGATGTGAACGTTCACATTCGGGCGATTTTTTCTTAAGGGTTGGTTGTATGTACCATCGCTTCCCTCTACACCGACCAGCCCTATGCGAGTCCTTAGGGAGAAGAGAAGTGCCACCGGTAACGATCAAGGATGTGGCTGCCCAAGCCGGTGTATCGTATCAAACCGTCTCGCGCGTCATTAACAATAAGCCTGAAGTCGCAGCGGAGACGCGCCAGAAGGTTCTACAAGTGATCAAGGAGCTCGATTACCAGCCCAATGTCCTGGCGGGGAGCCTGCGCCGACGGGAAACACTGACCATCGCCCTGATCATTCCGGATACGTTTAATCCCTTCTTCGCTGAGGTGGCTAAGGGGGTGGAGGAGACTGGCTTTCAGTTCGGTTATAGCCTGGTCTTGTGTCACTCCGACTACGATGCTCAGAAGGAGCTGCGCTATGTGCACGTGCTGCGCTCCAAGCGAGTGGATGGCGTGATCCTTATCCCATCTAGCCCCGCCAGCGAGGCACTTCAGGTGCTGCTTAAACATAAGATACCGGTAGTTCTGGCTGACCGTAAGCCAATGGATATGGCCAGCGAGGTGGATACGGTCACTGCCGATAATACCCAGGGTGCCCGCGCAGCGACGGAGCATCTAATAAGATTGGGGCATCGTCGGATCGCTTTTATCGCCAGACCATTTCCAATGACCCACAGTGCAGGCCGACTGCACGGCTACCGGCTGGCCCTGGAGCAGCATGGCCTACCGTTCGTGGAGGAGATGGTTGTCCACGGAGGATTCCGCTATCCAGCTGGGGAAGAGGCCATGCAGCACCTGTTGTCCCTGAAGCCGCCCATCACGGCCGTTCTGGCGTACAACGACATCATGGCCATCGGCGCCCTTAAGGCCATCAGTGACCGTGGGCTGAGTGTGCCGAGGGATATCTCGGTGGTGGGGTTTGATGATATCCCCCCAGCTGCTTATACCGATCCGCCCTTGACCACTGTAGCTATGCCCAAAGTGGAGATGGGCAGGATCGCTGCCCAGCGCCTGATGCAGATGGTCGATAGCGGCCCCGGCGCCGAGAAGAAGGACATCGTCCTGGAGACTCATTTAGTGGTACGAGGATCAACTGCTCCTCCGCCATCTTTATAAAACAGGAGTCCGCCTCCGGCGGATGGCGGGAGGCTTGGGGGGGGCAATTTCGCCTCGACTAGGGCTAAGGAGGTAGGGTGAAGGTCATCATCGGTTCCGACCATGTCGGTTGGGAGTTGAAACGGGAGCTCGTCGCCTTTTTGCGCAGCCAGGGGCTGGAGGTCACCGATGTTGGGACACACTCAGCTGACCCGGTTGATTACCCAGACTTCGCTTACCTTGTCGGCCAGGGCGTGGCTGCAGCCGAATATGACAGAGGCATCCTCATCTGTGGAACCGGCCTGGGCATGTCCATCGCCGCTAACAAGATTAAGGGGGTTAGGGCCGCCCTTTGTCACGACCTGTTCACGGCTAAGAAGAGTCGGGAGCATAACGATGCGAACGTCCTTGTCCTGGGGGC belongs to Chloroflexota bacterium and includes:
- a CDS encoding FCD domain-containing protein, with the translated sequence FISTHLREALRALQAIGIIEIRRGIGMFVTESPLNPISKSFDWSVFLKAEQVEKIMEARHILEVGLARVAALHATDEEIEEMSEILDTMSDAFRHHNTRLYEEADIRFHLALASAADNPLLLRFAQILRSALETFIKAVPHTAAGFKYHREVLEAIRKHNPSKAEAAMRRLLSVTEIHLQQAKPGASTPNPNAVLASEAISQR
- a CDS encoding hydroxyacid dehydrogenase, producing MKKVLLDKPIHPQAMALLRQEVEPLEMYQASLDELRALLPHVHGVIVSVGFPIRAHEIKLGQRLEVIGRPGAGTDSVDVEAATCAGIPVVYTPDAPTESVAEHTLCMMLMLAKRMRVVENALRAGHFEIRTQVVGSELRGKTVGVVGFGHIGRRVAEICQRALDSPILVYDPYVDPEQVCQQGMEPVAGILELMSRSDVVTIHTPLNEDTCGLVGRPQLAAMKPSGFLINTSRGPVVDEAALIEALRHGQIAGAGLDVFEKEPPHPDNPLFQMENVVVTPHVSSFTAEGRARMGITVVQEVLKVFRGECPTFLINPEVWPQRRILP
- a CDS encoding aldolase/citrate lyase family protein, whose protein sequence is MRPNRLRGVLAQGKAVFGTMLQELRSPAVPIILANAGLDFIFVDMEHGAYNMETIADLIKVIRLTGVCPLVRVPNDEYPWIARALDAGAEGVMVPRVETRDQVERIVRYAKYPPVGERGCSVVKGHNDYRTADQLEFTRHANQENLIIIQIERQRAVENIDDLLSVPGVDAAVIGPNDLALSYGVPEDLSNPLLADACQKVVDASRRHGCFSGMHVGDVQTLKFWMAKGMRVIVYWTDIGMLAAASVKGLAELRQSGQQL
- a CDS encoding CoA-acylating methylmalonate-semialdehyde dehydrogenase — its product is MSPALRTLKNYIKGEWVTSKSEVILDVMNPATDEPIARVPISTVAEANEAVEAAYEAFWGWRSTPPISRAQYMFRLKEALEDSFDQIAELVTMENGKTLAEAQGEVRRTIENVEVACGIPSLMQGYNAEDIAEGIDSIALRQPLGVFVHLAPFNFPAMVPYWFAPYAIATGNTFVVKPSPQTPLTQGFITELVDRIGLPKGVLNLVNGASEVAEALMAHPRVKGVTFVGSTPVGKHVYSYSASHGKRVLVQAGAKNFLVVMPDADLERTVEVIMTSAYGCAGQRCLAGSVVLAVGGVSEELGKRMVEAASGLRVGYGLHQATQMGPVISRQAKERILGYIEQGIQGGANLLLDGRGIQVPDFPHGYFVGPTLFGEVTPDMTIAREEIFGPVLGIMQVESLAECYRIIAGSPFGNAASIFTQSGKLAREFAYRVECGNIGVNIGIAAPVAFFPFGGMRDSFFGVLHGQGQDAIRFFTDDKIMTIRWF
- a CDS encoding LacI family transcriptional regulator, giving the protein MPPVTIKDVAAQAGVSYQTVSRVINNKPEVAAETRQKVLQVIKELDYQPNVLAGSLRRRETLTIALIIPDTFNPFFAEVAKGVEETGFQFGYSLVLCHSDYDAQKELRYVHVLRSKRVDGVILIPSSPASEALQVLLKHKIPVVLADRKPMDMASEVDTVTADNTQGARAATEHLIRLGHRRIAFIARPFPMTHSAGRLHGYRLALEQHGLPFVEEMVVHGGFRYPAGEEAMQHLLSLKPPITAVLAYNDIMAIGALKAISDRGLSVPRDISVVGFDDIPPAAYTDPPLTTVAMPKVEMGRIAAQRLMQMVDSGPGAEKKDIVLETHLVVRGSTAPPPSL
- the rpiB gene encoding ribose 5-phosphate isomerase B — encoded protein: MKVIIGSDHVGWELKRELVAFLRSQGLEVTDVGTHSADPVDYPDFAYLVGQGVAAAEYDRGILICGTGLGMSIAANKIKGVRAALCHDLFTAKKSREHNDANVLVLGAWLVPPQHAFEIISTWLQTEYEGGRHGKRLEKMKQLEAAWQDCRMVSLADIEGG